The region GAGAAGGGTGTTCTTCGTGAAGGAGAGTGGACCATGTATGTTTGAAAGGAAGTTCCTTGGCACGTGTTCTATCGTGTTACCGGTCATGTTGATAGCTAGACCAGTAATGTGCACGGCGTCTTCCGACATATTGGCACCGATGTAATTTTCACTCACCACTATGCTTCCTTGCGAGGTGATGTTGATACCATTTTTAGCCACGGCCAACAGATTGGTCTTGCTCAGGCGGAAGTCACGTGCTGGCATAAGAACGAGGCCATTTTCTTCTATGTTGTTTATCTGAAACAGCCAAATGAAGAAATATGCTTAGAAAAGGAAGGAATGTAGTGCAATAATAATACAAACATACTCAAAATGTGAGTTCTCAGAAAAAAAACCCTCGCATTCACAtgtgtagatttcaaaaaggcttacgatTCAATCGACAGGCCCTCactgttccaaattctagaagagatgggactagatcccaaaactcgAGAACTTATAAAACCAACACTGACTGGCACggaatctaaagtgaaatttatgggggaaATCTCACAACCCTTCGACATTTAAACAGGAGtgagatggactctctcctattctgctcaacgtcgtcctagacaaagtTATGGAATCatgggagaaagaactcaagaaatgtgagttttggaagccaatccCACTGGGCTTTCCTAAGGATAACCTCTATATACCATACCTCacctttgcagatgatctggcattactaacagaggatgaggagactgccgttaaacagctaGAGATACTTAAAGCATGTGCAAAAAAAGTGGGAATacagatatcattcgagaaaactaaattcttatgttcaaagacagaCATCAAGagtctgagaacaaaatatggtccaattaacagagtcccttactttaaatacctcggagaatttatcgaaccgacaggccttgaaaagatctcacaacaaactcgtctccaaaaaaaaattaaaggagcaTTAGgattagtccaaaacatctacaacaaaatatccatgtcaagacatacaaaaattcggcattgcaagacagtcataaaaccaacagtcctttacgcaagtgaaacaatGGCACTCAACAGAatgcaagaacttgaagaaatcaaaaaagaagaccggaagagcattaggaaaatcttaggagcaagatacacccaagacggttacaggttgcaatcaatcaaaacaacagaaaagttctcaaacatatGAATTGACATTAGGAagagacgaatgaaattcttcggtcatctcactagattaccagaaaatcgactgacaaaaaggataatagattatgtaaccttgcttaagaactcaacaccctggctaaACGAACTTGGAAAGTATCTCAACAACGCAAACGTACGTTCAACCGACATCCTAGACAGAGACATCTTTAGGCACACAGTAAACAATAGGGAAGGTACATCAgaacaaccacaacaaaaacagtacagaccaaagtggtcggcagaaagtaaacaagccttctcggaaagaatgaaaacctattgaaaaacaagaagaacCTACGGAAAAAttattgagttatttgcttaacgtctttcaATATTGGAagaattcgctactactactactaatactactactactactactaataataataataataataataataaagcaaaagtATATGGGAGGGAGTAGGTCAGTTTTCAACAGTCAcccgttaatcaccaaatatgaaaatatccctcaagtagacaaatttaagtatctaggtgaaattattgaaccagaaGGGTTAAATCATCAAGCTAACAAAGAagtgcaaaacttcaaagagcatacaaaattacttgcaACACATACAATAAAAAACTACCgtatatcaaaaaaggcaaaattatgacattataacacaacatttaaaacagatgcactttatgcatctgaaactattataattcgTGGTAAATCTCGCATAAaggtgatcgaaaaacaagaaggaaaaatCCTGAAGAAAATCATGGGCAAAGATGCGAAAATGGAATTGGGatgaaaagaaatcacatgaaatcaatCAAGTTACAGCAAAAATCACCAATACTATCAGGAAATGGCGATTACAATGTTATGATaatttatatagaatggataacaacaggctcatAAGGAAAATTGTAAAGTTAGCCTTATCAATGtaaaatcacaataactggctaaaagaatacggtgaagacctaaatgaaattggcattaataaagaaaccattcaagatagaataaaattaagaaccttaattcacaaacacaaattttctgtaaagcccacccggctaaatacaggatggacttgACAACGTAAAAAGGAGCACAGCGAacggatgaagagatattgggaagagaagaagaaaaacaaaacaaaaagtgctaataagttccaACGCTTTCCATAACGAATTAGGAAGAAAtgccaatgaaattagatgtcaAAAAATGGAAAATGCATATCGACTagcccaaaatatctacaacaaataaatgcttctccaagcacacaaaaccaAAACATTACAatgcagtcattaaaccagaaagtctttatggatcagaaacgctaattttgaataggaaagtagacattgaaaacattgagaaaaaggaacgcaaagtcataagaaaaattataggcCCAAAATTCGCCGACGGACAACACCAACTCAGAGGCAGacaagaaatcaaacaatacacaaatatttagtgacattagaaaatgcaggttaagattctacggacacattaaaagaatgcatccagacagacttacaaaacaaatagtccaattctatgaaaacaggggtgaagacaaaacatacacaatgaaatggattggcaaaaTCAAAACTGATCTCAAATAATTACACCAGTAGATGTCCAAAACCGAGTAATCTTcaaatccaaaattcacaaatggtaagttgaccaagaggaaagaccatagaagaagaccggaacaatctgctctgaagacagaaaggaagcccacagtaaaaggatgaaagaaatatgggctcAAAGGAGGGCAAACGCACTCCTCGAAGTACTCTGCATAGTCTTAATAGGCTTATTCGCAAATACATATATAACTAGCAGttaaccgcggcttcgctcgcgtggatttcgtaatttgataaaagtattcgttcctcggcactgtactaagacattatctgaaaatctctaaagtatccaccgaaaaattgagttttatttaccccacaaactttttgtaaaccatgtttgtggtattgccttttgtggCTAAGATGACTATGCGACATATACCTGTATATGTAAGAAgcggtcttctctcaagtcgaagaaaaacatttttctttatttttaaaggaggttccaaataacaattttcacgtctgtaacatcttcaatttttgaaatatcagtatcctTATAAGAAGAATTCAACCCGCTTTTCCGTCCTTTTTACCCCCACTttagtggtttttccgaaaacaaaaaatacacgtttctttatttttaagagagattaaaaataccaattttcacgtctgtaacatgttaagttttagagatatactgtagatatgctcattttaaaaatcaccccctttttgagttccccttaagtgggtttcccgaaaacaaattatctttgTTTCTTTActgttacaggagattccaaatagcaattttcacgtctgtacaatGTTACAGTTTTTTAAAGATATACTCTTGATGTACTTTTAataattcaccctttttcactcctgttcatccccccccccccgcgttaagtgtattttccgggagaaaaaacgtatttatttatttatttatttcatgccttcatttgtggcgaagttaaggctcacggccctctcttacacttaaccacatatctaataaactttataaaacagaataatgaaataaccacatatctaataaactttataaaacagaataatgaaataatttaacaaaatataaatcctaacctcattcattcttccattcatactgccattcatacaagctggttatacatttaataggtaatctcggcaagaccgctttattttaaaaggagatttcaaataccaattttcatgtctgtataaccttcagtttttgagatataagtatcctcataaaaggtgttcaacccttttttcaccatttttcatccCTCtcaagggaattttccgaaaacaaaaacatacacgattctttatttttaaaggagattccaaatatcaatttttacgtctggaaatttttcagtttttgagatacagatatgcccatttaaacaattcacccccttagcgacgaaatatccaaaaatcctcccttactgagcacctacactctaatataaatgtagcctcaaaattccatttctttatgtccagtagttttggctcggcgataatgaatcagtcagtctgtcagtcaggacatgttatatagatagatagatagatagatagatagatagatagatagatagatagatagatagatagatagatagatagatagatagatagatacttttgttattttttaaagGATATGGGACATTAATATCACTCACCGTGCAGTTGTCTATGATCATGGGATATCCTTCATCCATTTGGAGTCGTACAGCATTGGACCTGACGTTATCGATAATGACATCCGACAACTCAGCGGAGTATAAGTTCTTGATGTCGTACAGCGCATGCTCAGGAATCTCTGTCATGTGTGTTCCTCTGATGATCAAGTTGCGCATTTCGTCTACACCCATGAAGGCCCTCTTCTCAAGCCGGAGGTTAGCCACGTTGTCCACGGACAACAACTGGAGTGCCGAGAACACGCCCATCTGGATGGTGACATTCTCCACCTGCTCGATGTTTAGCGCTACGAGATCATGAGCCTCGGCAAAGGAATTCTTCAAGAACTCCGCTGATTGGCAGAACGAGATGGAGAACTTCTTCACAGTCGGTATCTCTCTTAAGTGTCCAGGTGAAAGAGTGAGACgctaaaaggaaaatataaccaATGATTAGTTTATAATGTACAATACGTTCTTATAcagaacagacggtaaaggaaatcaaagaggaatttggaaagggaatcaaaatccaaggagagaaaatcaaagccctgagatttgctgatgatattagtattttatctgagagtgataaaaataagtccaaaacaaaagtaacggagtgcagtcgagcgaaggcagtgatgcaggaaatattagattagaaaattaagtcttaaaggaagtagataaatattgttacttgggtagtacaataactaaccatggcagaagtaaggaggacataaaatgcggactagcacaggCAAGGGAGCCTTCGTTAAGAAAAGAcatatgctcacttcgaacatttgaTATACGAATTAGAGAGATGTATTTAAAGACTTTCCTCTGGatcgtggcattatatggaagtgatgCAAGGACAGACAATAATGAGCTCGGGAAGAAAGAGATtagaagttttgaaatgtggtgttacagaaaaatgctgaagatgagactggtagatcgaatcacgaatgacgagatactgaatcgaattggagagggGAGAACGATGTAGCGAAATTTGACTCGAGGAAGGAATATAAttgtacacatcttaagacatccaggtctcgttcagttagtttttgaaggaagtgtaggcggtaagaacggtataggtagaccaaggtatgaatataacaagcagattagagtagatgtaggatttaGTAGCTACCGGTACACAGAattgaaaatattagcacaggataggatgcaatggagggctgcatcaaactagtctatggattgATAACCAAACAACAACATATAAAAGTGAAAATTAATTGACTGGTGACTTTATTTTCCAAAAACCTTAACGAAGTTCAAATATCGACGATAATTTTCCTCGTGGgttaggtgctcactaagaaatGGTCCGAAAAATTCCGCaggtaggtgtgtgtgtgtgtgtgtgtgtgtgtgtgcgcgtgtgtgtgtgtgtgtgtgcgtgtgtgtgtgtgaaactaAAGTTAAACCACGAAAACCAAAATATCCATTCTTAAGGTAACCAGTTACAATTTATCTGAGTcagtcttttctttttttaatttttaaaggcctCTTTCAACTTTAAATTCAATCTAAATCGGGAAAACGGATACCCCAACTTCCTGTCTTACTTTGGTTCCAAGGTGTGAATGGACCTATTATAGTGTGATGTATCTGTTCTGTAAATATCCCTCAGGCTTTTGTCTGTGGCTGATATGAGTGCGATGTCTAGACCtctgatttttaggtgctaaaaatgttattttagaAAAAGCTCCCAAATATGAAAATGtaggttctaaaaatatatttcttttcaattgttcttcctttctttcttcttaatctgtttaatctccagggttggtttttccctcggactcagcgagggatcccacctctaccgcctcaagggcagtgtcctgaatcgTGAaattttaggtcggggatacaactacagaggaggaccagtacctcacctactatgctgaacccgggagatagtaggttcgaatcccactatcggcagccctgaaaatggtattccgtggtttcccattttcacaccaggcaaatgctggggctgtaccttaattaaggccacggccgcttccttccaactcctaggtctttcctatcccatcgtcgccataagacctatctgtgtcggtgcgacgtaaagcccctagctatgctgaacagcgaccttgtggggagataggaagatcggaagagataaaCAAGGAACAGGGAATgccggaaggaatcggccgtggccttaagttaggtaccatcccggcatttgcctggaggagaagagggaaacagcggaaaaccacttcggggatggctgaggtgcgaatcgaactcccctctactcagttaacctctcgaggctgaatttaccacattccagccctcgtgcacattttaaatttcgtgacagagccgggaatcgaaccctggcctccccgggttgcagctaatcacactaactactacagctCAGAGGCGGCATTAGCTTTAATTGtacgtattttaataagcatttatcaattaaaataccaccTTTATTtacctaaattgataataactgtctagggaaatataaaacaaatgctTCAAACGTCACAGCATATTATTTTACAGTCCGATGTGAAATGGGCGAACTTCTGTAACCACTGTTAAATTAAAGACGATTTGAAAGTTGACACTTTCGGCGAAATGCATACCTTGAACAaacagacaactgaaatgttctcacagaatgaaatgaagaATTTTGTTTCCGGAAGGTCAATGGACGCTGTCTACCGCCTCGCACtgttgccaacttagtggatttCCCGCTAAATCTGCCGGATTCTAAATCCTTCTACCGGCGAAGAAAATGCATTTCGCGGCTAGCGGAATTTTGATGTGTCAGATGATTTTCTAGTGGTTTTGTAATATGCAAACATGTGTGCCACTCATTTATGGCATAAATATTATTGAATCAAATTAGTGGGAAATACTAGAATGTACCTACTCCCCGGTGGAAGTATCACTAAAGTTGTCTCTCATTTCTGTCGGGTCGAGCTTGTACTGTAAATCACCTTCATGTAATTGGGAAGAACCCGTTTTTTTTACTGGACGAGATATGTTTTCCTTTGTGAGTGTTCATATTAGTTCAGTTCATCACTGGTGTCTGTGTGGGACTGAGTCATTCCACTACAGCACCACAGAGGTCAGTATTTAAAGTATTTAGTATTTTAGTGACTTTCATCAGTGAGTTGTGCATGCATTTTATGTTTTTTTATGTTTAAACGATTTATTTTATCAATTTATATTACCTCTGCCTTAATGACTCATTGTTCTTACTACGTGCGCAGTGCGCATGTTTAAATATCAGGAAGACCGTAGTTTATTAACCACTAATCACTTTGCCGAAGTTTGCAAGGCGATATTTACAGACTCGGTTCTTGCTAGAGATTTTTAGACGTATAGAACAGAGTATAGTGCAATAATTAAAACACACTTGGTTGGCGAATCAACAGATGTTGGGAACTTAAAATTCTGCGGAAGTTTTTACGGTGTAATTGCATCCTAATGACTAATGATTTATATTGCGTTGAATAAGAGGGTATGGCTTTACAGTAAGCAGTAAGCAATTAAGCACTACATTATCTTATATTTAATAAATCATACTCTCAATTTGTGCTACTGCAACCATTCCCAATTCTTTGTCCTATTAAGCTTCGTTCCAACTCGGGAAACAAATATGCAAAATtgcacattttatttattattaaattaaatgctGAAGAATCTAGCGGATTTCTAGTGGAATTGGCACAGTCAATTAGTGGTTTTCACTCTTACATTATTGGCAACACTGCCACCTCCACCTCGTGATACACAGACTACAGACGTTTACTGCGGGAGGTATTTAAGGATCTACGGGGAATGTGGTTTACAGGTTAATATCTTCTCTCTTTTAAGATTTTGTTGGAAAAATATTTCAAGACTATACTGTTCAAGGTACTGAAAACAGGTCTGTATATACGgtattttagtttctcggaataaatgaAAAGAATTTTTGATCGATGAAGGGATAATATATAGTGGTTATTAtgggaatataggcaaatataagTTCTAACGTCAAATCCTTAgaaaaaattaaactaaaaataaatataagttAAAAAAACACAGTTCATGGTACtgtagtagacaaaaagaagcctacaggtagaaatcacttaaaattaaataacacaccgatagaacaagtcagagaattctcctatttgggtagtgaTAACAGAACCCTTTCAGAAAccgagatttttttttctatttgctttacgtcgcaccgacatagatggggaCAATCAAGAAAAAAATGGTGGAAGCAAAAGAAGCCTTCCGAAATAAGAACAACTTATTGCTAAACGACCATCTAAGTTTGGAGatcgaaaaattatttttcaagacctttgtttggagtgtgtatggatgcgaaacctggggcttgttccacgaacgaactttgcaacttttcaactttgcacttttcacttttcaattcttgcaaagtgcaaagtctttctgttccaccatgaactaggctgtacttttcaatttcttcgcaaagtgaaaagtctttgcgaatgagtgatccgatcgattttattccatgagcaaaccgTATAGGCCTAAcactatgattttaatgctttacttttcgcggcgaacttggcggtataattgtcgtaccgttaaagtttttataatgggaaagaaaggttattataagaagctggctgtgctggaagttgtcaaggagaaacatgacatccttttttgacaactttaaagataacctctcaaatgatgacacacatcaatgttaacgagagtaccgtcaacacatatacacacagaaggacattcacccttcattagaaatcccgtcgctatattaagcggattatcaggccaacgtactgttaggaaatattacatttactataacatctacgactttggtaacagttctgcaaataattgattttgatgtcccatgcattgctgttacacagtacagctgggcaccatttactaaaaaatgtaaacatataagaatttgttctttttcggaaaggaatttacttctttgtttcaataaatgaccgatcatttcaagaatatagtcagcctctattggaataatacgaaatcactcgcgatattacgccgaagtgaggttataaaaattaatcctgtctttgtacgttctaatattggattcttcattactgtcctcacttgatgctaacagaagctcacgtcgtaacgtgtttatatcactaaaccaaattctacgccgagaaactaatgtacatacttgttaattaacatgtgaaaagggaatcatctctttgcaagatttatggaaacttttcacttcatttctgtaccaatggaggaacataacaggcttgaaaagtgaaaatattttttaacttttcactttgcaagctaaatctgaaaagcgatggtagaacaaaatctgaactgaaaagtgcaaagtgaaaagtgaaaagttcgttcgtggaataggcccctggacattaaggaaacaggaagaaacaaaactcgaggctgcagaaatgtggttttggagaagaattacaaaaacaagttggatggctAAAAAaccaaatgaccttgttttaaagaacgtaagagAGGATCGATAAAGAAGAGGAAAccgagacatgactctcttctccaagcCATCATTGAAGgtgaagtactgggaaagagaccttggggacgaccaaggatgtcacgCATcaggaactggcatgtggttcaaaAAGCAAcgtgaagaggctagcagaagatcgtcagatgtggctaccaGCGATAAGGCATTGCCTCTcatagatgatgataatgatgataggcACTTCACTTTTTCTAACCGTATAAATACATGAAAGGTgtaaatacaaatttattttaagttatcacttcaagaaaaaaatagattTTTGCCTAAAATTCGATGACAACTTGGATCACCGggcgatttggtcgtgcggttaggggcgcgcagccgtgagacttcgcatccgggagatagatacgtcgcaccgacacagataggtcttatggcgacgatgcctaggaatgggaaggaagcggcagtggccttaattaaggtacagccccagcattttcctggtgtgaaaatgggaaaccacggaaaaccatattcagggctgccgacagtggggttcgaatccactatctcccggatgcaagctcacagctgtacgcccctaaccgcacggccaactcgcccggtacattataACTATAAAAGTTCAGTGCTCGAGAAACAACCGAAATTTTCATTAACACTCCCAacatttttacgtacaatctaccgaatGTTTTATTTGTAAACTGGCAACACTGAACAGCACTATGTGTGAAAATGTCTCTCGGGGTGGCGAAACGCTTGCAACTGGGCCAACAAGGCTATCATCTTTCTCAAAGTCAAAAGGAAGGAAGAGAAAAGTGTCCACTACTGTCTTACCTGAAAATCTTCATTGCAGTAACAAAAGACTGTAATAGGCTTGTCCCGAGGATAGCACTTGCACCGCGAACAGATCTCCGCAAGGCCAAAGGCAGGAGATACGACGGCCACAAGCAGAACACAACAGCTCAATAGACGCATGATGATGCTTTGGTAGTAGTCACTGGAAACTAATTGCCTCCTAGCCCTTCCATCTTCCTTTATAGCTCCGTCCAAACCACACACTGTCTTATCACACACTCATGACTCCTGCCCCGCCGGAAAACAAACTTCCGAGAAATGACCTCACCACTCATCACTTCATTCTTGAAAATTTCCCTCTTTCCTCTGTGTAATATCTGACCAACCGTCAGTTCGCCGGGGACTTCTTTCTTTAGGGTAGTGATTTCCAAAGTTTTCCAGAGGCACCCCCTTTGTAAGTTCTGCAAATCTCGTGCACCATGTACTATCTGTATGaacctttggctcgttggaattaattatcgaaataaatatctatctatctatctatctatctatctatctatctatctatctatctatcactaaTATATTTTTTTCTCAGAAACATTTTGAATCATTTGTTTCAGAAAGAGCAATTCGCCACTTTCTGACGGTATAGGAATTCAGTGGCGGAGATGAGGCAGGGGTTAGGTTGGTGGGAGGGGGGGCGGGCGTCAAACACCTCCCCAGCTTTGGGGAGAGAAcactacatttttattccactttaccTGTCTGAACCGAGGAATTTTTTGTCTTctcataataataatgctactagctttacgtcccactaactacttttacggttttcggagacgccgaggtgccggaatttaatcccgcacgagttattttacgtgccagtgtccggctctatgactaaatggttaccgtgctggcctttggtcacaagggtcccgggttcgattcccggcagggtcgggaattttaaccgtcattggttaatttcgctggcacgggggcgtggcgtatgtgtcgtcttcatcatcatttcatcctcatcatgacgcgcaggtcacctagcgagccgaacatgtcctcggacactcccggcactaaaagccatacgccatatctctcatctctacgtgccagtaaatctaccgacacggggctgacgtgtttgagcaccttcaaataccaccggactaagccacgatcgaacctgccaagttgcggttagaaggccagtgcctcaacagtctgagccactcaacccggttgTTGTTGTCTTCacctatttttttttcctttctttcttaatatgtttaccctccagggttagtttttccctcgga is a window of Anabrus simplex isolate iqAnaSimp1 chromosome 13, ASM4041472v1, whole genome shotgun sequence DNA encoding:
- the LOC136885053 gene encoding uncharacterized protein yields the protein MRLLSCCVLLVAVVSPAFGLAEICSRCKCYPRDKPITVFCYCNEDFQRLTLSPGHLREIPTVKKFSISFCQSAEFLKNSFAEAHDLVALNIEQVENVTIQMGVFSALQLLSVDNVANLRLEKRAFMGVDEMRNLIIRGTHMTEIPEHALYDIKNLYSAELSDVIIDNVRSNAVRLQMDEGYPMIIDNCTINNIEENGLVLMPARDFRLSKTNLLAVAKNGINITSQGSIVVSENYIGANMSEDAVHITGLAINMTGNTIEHVPRNFLSNIHGPLSFTKNTLLQADIDISDMGSLFMANSTGNRLPCLCSQKSTMSYLSLAEPMTSSLERNFCIAPCTVSLLHYPERCSSAVSVEDDIMGTHLCEPETTTTTTTTITTTPTIVSTRRTGRDLYPHSSTTHSPLVTPASRLSGAIQMSGYISLILTMVAALLLR